A part of Acropora palmata chromosome 8, jaAcrPala1.3, whole genome shotgun sequence genomic DNA contains:
- the LOC141889164 gene encoding protein STPG4-like isoform X2: MTNMSTQAPFQELNSFAGYQSQIRTPLTALSGRRSKSPYLYEEPLSDREGWWRSTLKDTPVPGTYDLKNFVQDLQFNPISKTYGFKNTGRKKNADPSRRGSYLMPGLYKHFTCVDQLEKQQISYNFKACDRYHTPTALVGYIDKEFANSQISPSTYYSGYEYVPKLPSKHPAFKSQEHRFPTIYFKPKEGPPPGQYKLSKDPILPKGPNITSPFKSKTPRFAQPHVLNVDGECRGPVHRDVRA, from the exons ATGACGAACATGTCTACCCAAGCACCGTTCCAAGAACTAAACTCTTTTGCAGGATATCAATCACAAATAAGGACGCCTCTCACAGCTTTa TCAGGGAGACGAAGTAAAAGCCCTTATTTATATGAGGAACCATTATCAGATAGAGAAGGATGGTGGAGAAGCACACTAAAG GACACTCCTGTGCCTGGAACATATGACCTTAAAAACTTTGTGCAAGATTTACAGTTCAACCCAATAAGCAAGACATATGGCTTTAAGAACACAGGAAGGAAGAAGAATGCTGATCCATCAAGGAGAGGTTCATATTTAATGCCAGGATTATACAAACACTTTACATGTGTTGATCAGttggaaaaacagcaaatttcTTACAATTTCAAGGCTTGTGACAGATATCATACTCCCACTGCGCTTGTAGGGTATATCGACAAG gAATTTGCAAATAGTCAAATAAGCCCCTCTACATATTACTCTGGGTATGAATATGTGCCAAAACTGCCATCAAA ACATCCAGCCTTCAAGTCTCAAGAACACAGATTTCCCACAATCTACTTCAAACCT AAAGAAGGCCCCCCTCCAGGCCAGTACAAACTTTCAAAGGATCCCATTTTACCAAAAGGACCAAACATAACATCACCATTCAAATCAAAGACCCCACGATTTGCTCAGCCTCATGTGTTG AATGTTGACGGAGAGTGTCGAGGACCCGTCCACCGCGATGTAAGAGCTTAA
- the LOC141889164 gene encoding protein STPG4-like isoform X1, giving the protein MTNMSTQAPFQELNSFAGYQSQIRTPLTALSGRRSKSPYLYEEPLSDREGWWRSTLKDTPVPGTYDLKNFVQDLQFNPISKTYGFKNTGRKKNADPSRRGSYLMPGLYKHFTCVDQLEKQQISYNFKACDRYHTPTALVGYIDKEFANSQISPSTYYSGYEYVPKLPSKHPAFKSQEHRFPTIYFKPKEGPPPGQYKLSKDPILPKGPNITSPFKSKTPRFAQPHVLKTPGPGTYCKTYQTPMPHTIKNMARNYGLFFTSGTYGDY; this is encoded by the exons ATGACGAACATGTCTACCCAAGCACCGTTCCAAGAACTAAACTCTTTTGCAGGATATCAATCACAAATAAGGACGCCTCTCACAGCTTTa TCAGGGAGACGAAGTAAAAGCCCTTATTTATATGAGGAACCATTATCAGATAGAGAAGGATGGTGGAGAAGCACACTAAAG GACACTCCTGTGCCTGGAACATATGACCTTAAAAACTTTGTGCAAGATTTACAGTTCAACCCAATAAGCAAGACATATGGCTTTAAGAACACAGGAAGGAAGAAGAATGCTGATCCATCAAGGAGAGGTTCATATTTAATGCCAGGATTATACAAACACTTTACATGTGTTGATCAGttggaaaaacagcaaatttcTTACAATTTCAAGGCTTGTGACAGATATCATACTCCCACTGCGCTTGTAGGGTATATCGACAAG gAATTTGCAAATAGTCAAATAAGCCCCTCTACATATTACTCTGGGTATGAATATGTGCCAAAACTGCCATCAAA ACATCCAGCCTTCAAGTCTCAAGAACACAGATTTCCCACAATCTACTTCAAACCT AAAGAAGGCCCCCCTCCAGGCCAGTACAAACTTTCAAAGGATCCCATTTTACCAAAAGGACCAAACATAACATCACCATTCAAATCAAAGACCCCACGATTTGCTCAGCCTCATGTGTTG AAAACCCCAGGTCCAGGTACCTATTGCAAAACTTACCAGACACCTATGCCtcatacaataaaaaatatggCAAGAAATTATGGACTCTTCTTCACTTCGGGAACTTATGGAGACTACTGA